In Amaranthus tricolor cultivar Red isolate AtriRed21 chromosome 5, ASM2621246v1, whole genome shotgun sequence, a genomic segment contains:
- the LOC130812905 gene encoding uncharacterized protein LOC130812905 — MIDSIKTLLSSRFPSSKQQLTLKPNNLSIITQPVKNPFTSINFIHFSASYIDRSIMASAVDNTKDTVILRIKHRDEEGKITTEKTEVNTHNMDTLKHIEKKLVDTGLHRLERHSADYRASVKKPPPKKGHGGKYTWEGPNPEAENELEAVEVLDKGDPNYVEEDEEVIGEESKDLVKGEIEVPKVVEEREGVARVDVDPQLNVV, encoded by the coding sequence ATGATCGACTCTATTAAAACCCTACTCTCATCCCGTTTTCCatcatcaaaacaacaactAACTCTCAAACCAAACAACCTATCGATCATTACACAACCAGTAAAAAACCCATTTACATCAATCAATTTTATTCATTTCTCAGCTAGTTATATCGATAGATCAATCATGGCTTCCGCAGTAGACAACACCAAAGACACCGTCATACTCCGAATCAAACACCGAGACGAAGAAGGCAAAATCACAACCGAGAAAACAGAGGTTAACACCCACAACATGGATACCCTTAAACACATCGAGAAGAAACTGGTAGACACGGGTTTACACCGTCTGGAACGACACTCAGCGGATTACAGAGCATCTGTGAAGAAACCACCTCCTAAAAAGGGACATGGTGGGAAGTACACTTGGGAGGGGCCAAACCCAGAAGCTGAAAACGAGCTGGAAGCGGTGGAGGTGCTGGATAAGGGAGATCCGAACTATgtggaagaagatgaagaggtTATTGGGGAGGAAAGTAAGGATTTGGTGAAGGGTGAAATTGAAGTGCCTAAGGTTGTTGAAGAACGAGAGGGGGTTGCTAGAGTTGATGTTGATCCTCAACTTAATGTGGTTTGA